From Salvelinus namaycush isolate Seneca chromosome 27, SaNama_1.0, whole genome shotgun sequence, the proteins below share one genomic window:
- the cdca8 gene encoding borealin has protein sequence MGRPKRTTKQRKNPKLDKLEAFLEDFDSEVKTVVERLKEKTNSLLKDADNFYNMAVIKLPKAVRQMNWLEHCGSEKPKSPVSPVEDAKKVEEAAQVESVMAEVHTIPPKTVQKAMLKKGGARTSSEDEENTITATGKKGKSTRKPPTSKRAKALSVNKRNSSIRKSSRKPLVTPSRNMLDSSLMGPTPLITPRFDSRLPKTPAVRIPRHKERVYSISVNGSPISGGGNDIVINVPVGNGECIQLLASQMDTVDLGQLDETAMRSIRLLQNRLTTLCESSE, from the exons ATGGGACGACCAAAGAGGACGACCAAACAACGTAAAAACCCCAAGTTGGACAAATTGGAGGCTTTTCTCGAAGATTTCGACAGTGAGG TTAAAACCGTAGTTGAAAGGTTGAAGGAGAAGACAAACAGCCTCCTGAAAGATGCAGACAACTTCTACAACATGGCTGTGATCAAGCTGCCGAAGGCAGTGAGACAGATGAACTGGCTTGAGCATTGTg GGTCAGAGAAACCAAAGTCACCCGTGTCACCAGTGGAGGATGCCAAG AAAGTAGAGGAGGCTGCCCAAGTGGAGAGCGTTATGGCTGAAGTCCATACTATTCCCCCTAAGACTGTTCAAAAAG CAATGTTGAAAAAGGGTGGAGCCAGGACAAGTTCAGAGGATGAGGAGAACACTATTACGGCCACAGGGAAGAAG GGTAAATCAACTAGGAAACCTCCAACGTCGAAGAGAGCCAAAGCACTGTCAGTCAACAAGCGGAACTCGTCCATCAGAAA GTCCAGTAGGAAGCCACTGGTCACTCCTTCCAGGAACATGTTGGACAGTTCCCTCATGGGCCCTACCCCTCTCATCACACCACGCTTCGACTCCAG GCTTCCCAAGACACCAGCGGTGAGGATACCCCGCCACAAGGAGAGGGTTTACAGTATCTCGGTCAACGGCTCCCCCATCTCAGGAGGCGGTAATGATATCGTCATCAATGTCCCTGTGGGTAATGGAGAG TGCATTCAGCTGCTGGCCAGTCAGATGGACACTGTGGACCTGGGACAGCTGGATGAGACAGCCATGAGGAGCATCCGTCTGCTTCAG AACCGCCTCACAACACTGTGTGAATCCTCCGAATGA